The genomic stretch GAACAGAATTAGATAAGAGATAACAAATTTATGAATAGACTTTTAGGAAAACAAAGTCAAGATCTTGAAAAAAGGATCATAATATCTTACTTTTTCTTCACCTTCCTACTTATTATTATCTTACTGATTTTTGAATGGCAGTTAGCTCAATTTGGCATATCTCAGTACGAGGAAATAAATATTAACAATTACATTACCGAATTTAATATTGGTATGACTGCTGAAAAACTGACCCTGGAAGATGCTGTAACAACATTTTCCAAGGATGATAATATTATAAAAGCTGTGCATGATCAAGATGTAGAAAAAATAAACCAATCACTAATCGAAAACCTAGATAATCTTGTCATAAGTAATAGAGATCGAAATATCTGGTATGGAACTCAATGGGATTTGATCGATATTTACCTACCCCAAATATTTAGAAAAGCATCTCAAAATGTTTCGGGCTCATTTGTTGCTGCTTTAGATCGCAAACTTTATATAATCGCTTTCTCACCATGTTTAACAGAAGACCTGAGTGAAATGGTGGGAATATGTATAACCTCGAAAAGATTGAATAAAGATCAATTCAGCTTCAGAAATACACAGAGAACTGAACTTCTTACTTTTGAGAAAAAACTTAATCTGAACTTGCTACCTGAACTGGAAAATATGACCGAAAATATAAAGACAATTACTAATGATTTATTGGAAACAAATAAGTCATCTGGTATTTTTAGATTAAATCGAGATTATGCCATTGGTATTCTTCTCTTTGAGGATATGGAAGATAATCTTACCGGGCTTTTTATTGTTTCTTATCAACGCTTCGTAAATAGTTTTGTCCAGCAAAGTGTTCTACTCTTCATTCTAATTCTTATCGCAATTTCCCTTATCATGTTATCATTATTGGGAAATTGGTTCAGTCGTGCTATCTTGCTGCCAGTTAAGAATTTGAACAAGAAAATGAAAGAAATCGCATCCAACCCATCTGATCTGGGAGAATTTGAAAAGAAATATACTGGAATTCTGGGCGAGATGGTCAATTCGTTCAATATAATGAATATTGCCATTTCCAATCATAGTAAAACTTTGAACGAATATAAAATGATCATCGATAATATCGAAACTGGAATTTTCTGGTTAGATGCTGAATTCAACATTATTTTGTGTAATCCCAGTTTCTTAAAGATAGTTGAAAGAAATAAAATTAATAATGTTATTGGAATGGGACTCAGTAAACTTCTGGGATTAAAAGAAAAATTGAAATTCAAAGTATTAGCAG from Candidatus Cloacimonadota bacterium encodes the following:
- a CDS encoding GHKL domain-containing protein, with protein sequence MNRLLGKQSQDLEKRIIISYFFFTFLLIIILLIFEWQLAQFGISQYEEININNYITEFNIGMTAEKLTLEDAVTTFSKDDNIIKAVHDQDVEKINQSLIENLDNLVISNRDRNIWYGTQWDLIDIYLPQIFRKASQNVSGSFVAALDRKLYIIAFSPCLTEDLSEMVGICITSKRLNKDQFSFRNTQRTELLTFEKKLNLNLLPELENMTENIKTITNDLLETNKSSGIFRLNRDYAIGILLFEDMEDNLTGLFIVSYQRFVNSFVQQSVLLFILILIAISLIMLSLLGNWFSRAILLPVKNLNKKMKEIASNPSDLGEFEKKYTGILGEMVNSFNIMNIAISNHSKTLNEYKMIIDNIETGIFWLDAEFNIILCNPSFLKIVERNKINNVIGMGLSKLLGLKEKLKFKVLAGNNIFHTLKVQPIKDQNKYVILHIRAEKNDNPLRFFGSITDITSETKAIQAKEALEIELIKSNKLAEIGRNVEGIVHNLNSPLNSIVGYSQLVSKKNPELKDIDKILNAGKSAARIVKGLLDRVKKSNASMVHPIDINEVILQELELCNHNLFYKHFVILEKDLEEDLPKITANFGDLSLCLANIFNNAFDAMKDSNDKRLFLRTRKILDDIIIEVEDTGEGIPKQNLEKIFEAYFTTKHDHERAGFGLGLAITKQVIEKQGGSIKVESELGKGTKFIIKLPIFDEMEN